From Mya arenaria isolate MELC-2E11 chromosome 12, ASM2691426v1, the proteins below share one genomic window:
- the LOC128210766 gene encoding leukotriene B4 receptor 1-like has translation MKRYNPSALYLVAITVCDISYQIFHVFFYLKYFWGLSSLGYPGLCQIWNILNMIPQYGSQLLVLGFSTERFISIIRPFQSDRFSRIKRAPYEVGTIMVFVFLLSIPQGYFWHVNGNGSCTIRTQTAVLVFYEHWAIVTESILFFIVPLTNLILNYIVLRKASQALGHNEYLRTNSINHCNANQNFKQNKPMTKTLLAIAFFRILTQLPMSVTYTLQNFPSLNFGPFPMPLAQMAYDPQWKRFLNYYSVRILIETFAVSHHALSIFIFYASTKQFRDELHRKLKWFSTVSFRRRKEKGPPASTRLKLSSTLKRTGLSNV, from the coding sequence ATGAAGCGGTACAACCCGTCCGCGTTATATCTGGTTGCAATTACAGTGTGCGATATATCATACCAAATATTCCACGTGTTCTTTTACCTGAAATACTTTTGGGGACTTTCCTCACTCGGCTATCCCGGCCTCTGCCAAATCTGGAATATTCTTAACATGATTCCTCAATACGGAAGTCAGCTGCTGGTTCTCGGATTTTCAACAGAACGATTTATCTCTATCATCCGACCATTTCAAAGCGACAGATTTAGTCGGATAAAAAGAGCTCCGTATGAAGTAGGAACAATCAtggtatttgtgtttttgttgtctATTCCACAAGGCTACTTTTGGCACGTAAATGGAAACGGATCTTGTACTATTAGGACACAAACTGCAGTTCTTGTATTCTACGAACATTGGGCAATTGTGACTGAAAGTATTCTGTTTTTTATAGTACCACTAACAAATCTTATCCTGAATTATATAGTTTTACGAAAAGCGTCCCAAGCACTGGGGCATAACGAGTATCTCCGAACAAATTCCATTAATCATTGTAATGCCAACCAaaacttcaaacaaaataaaccgATGACGAAAACATTACTTGCGATAGCTTTTTTTCGAATTCTCACTCAGCTGCCCATGTCAGTGACGTATACTCTCCAGAACTTTCCATCACTGAACTTTGGACCATTTCCTATGCCGTTGGCCCAAATGGCGTACGATCCACAGTGGAAACGCTTCTTGAACTATTATTCGGTTCGGATATTGATAGAAACGTTTGCTGTATCTCATCATGCCCtaagcattttcattttttacgcTTCGACAAAACAATTTAGGGATGAACTCCATCGTAAGCTAAAGTGGTTCTCGACAGTGTCCTTTAGACGAAGGAAAGAGAAGGGGCCGCCTGCTTCTACAAGATTAAAACTTTCTTCTACATTAAAACGAACAGGGTTATCAAATGTGTGA